A window of Ignavibacterium sp. contains these coding sequences:
- a CDS encoding SdpI family protein, with the protein MQFFLSAGFIILGLCGLIFLFAGIVQIKFPPKKINLLYGYRTSSSMRSQEAWDFAQKYSAKVSIWVGVIMIIFGLIFLLLPNISNDYQVWFSLLIIFTLVAFLIISTEIKLKRKFGKK; encoded by the coding sequence ATGCAATTCTTTTTAAGTGCGGGATTTATAATACTTGGTTTATGCGGACTAATATTTCTGTTTGCGGGAATAGTTCAAATAAAATTTCCTCCGAAGAAAATTAACTTACTCTACGGTTACCGGACAAGCTCATCAATGCGTTCACAGGAAGCATGGGACTTTGCACAGAAATATTCTGCTAAAGTTTCAATTTGGGTTGGAGTAATAATGATAATATTTGGTCTTATTTTTTTATTGCTTCCAAATATATCAAACGATTATCAGGTGTGGTTCAGTCTATTAATAATTTTCACCCTGGTTGCTTTTCTTATTATTTCTACAGAGATAAAGCTTAAACGAAAGTTCGGCAAAAAATAA
- a CDS encoding uracil-DNA glycosylase family protein, translated as MTFADKAIKYFSGLKAPEINFNQTEVMNPYSSPEVKKIIREFYLKFYNDDNERIFIIGINPGRFGGGLTGISFTDPVALGEECGIKNNLGNQKELSSKFIYSVANQSGGVKKFFSKVFLTALYPFALIKNGKNYNYYDDKVLAERLKVDIVKNINSQIKFGARKDFAILLGKKNAAYFKALNDEHNFFKKIIIVEHPRYIMQYKLKNIDNYINKYLKAIIT; from the coding sequence ATGACTTTTGCTGATAAAGCAATAAAATATTTTTCAGGTCTGAAAGCACCGGAAATAAATTTTAATCAAACAGAAGTGATGAATCCCTATTCATCACCCGAAGTAAAAAAGATTATCAGAGAATTCTATCTTAAATTTTATAATGATGACAATGAAAGAATTTTTATCATCGGTATAAATCCCGGGAGATTTGGTGGTGGGTTAACCGGAATTTCTTTTACTGATCCTGTGGCACTTGGGGAGGAATGTGGAATTAAAAATAATCTTGGAAATCAGAAAGAGCTTTCAAGTAAATTTATTTATTCTGTTGCTAACCAATCTGGCGGAGTAAAAAAATTTTTCTCCAAAGTATTTTTAACTGCACTTTACCCTTTCGCTTTAATTAAAAACGGAAAAAATTATAATTACTATGATGACAAAGTTCTTGCTGAGCGACTTAAAGTTGATATCGTGAAAAACATTAATTCGCAAATTAAGTTTGGCGCAAGAAAAGATTTTGCAATTTTACTCGGAAAGAAAAATGCAGCATACTTTAAAGCATTAAATGATGAACATAATTTTTTCAAAAAGATTATAATTGTTGAACATCCAAGATACATTATGCAGTATAAGCTGAAGAACATTGATAATTATATAAATAAATATCTCAAAGCAATTATCACATAA
- a CDS encoding RNA-binding protein yields MSTKLFVGSLPWSVNDAELKTLFEPYGKVASAKVVTDKQTRRSKGFGFVEFETEAEASAAINALNGSEVKGRNIIVSEAKPKS; encoded by the coding sequence GTGAGTACCAAATTGTTCGTGGGAAGTCTTCCCTGGTCGGTTAACGATGCTGAATTAAAAACTTTATTTGAACCATACGGTAAAGTTGCTTCAGCAAAAGTTGTAACCGATAAACAGACCCGCAGATCTAAAGGTTTTGGTTTTGTTGAATTCGAAACCGAAGCTGAAGCTTCTGCAGCAATCAATGCATTAAATGGCTCTGAAGTTAAAGGCCGCAACATAATAGTTAGCGAAGCAAAGCCGAAAAGCTAA